One Fusobacterium ulcerans DNA segment encodes these proteins:
- a CDS encoding HutD family protein, translating into MIEIIKSNAFKESRWSGGTTTQLYIYPKDGDYQKRDFKFRISIATTELMESTFTKLEGIKRIISILEGKMELSHKNRYNITLMPYEIDRFIGDWDTSSKGKVKDFNLMLKDCDGDFLYKEITGSENINFEEEVIFFVYCISGKIEISGKSLLENELAVGEGKNIEVSGKNSKIFYGYITK; encoded by the coding sequence ATGATTGAGATTATAAAAAGTAATGCCTTTAAAGAAAGCAGGTGGAGTGGAGGAACTACTACACAATTGTATATCTATCCTAAAGATGGAGATTACCAAAAAAGAGATTTTAAATTTAGAATAAGTATAGCAACTACAGAACTTATGGAATCTACATTTACAAAACTGGAAGGAATAAAAAGAATTATCTCTATACTTGAAGGAAAAATGGAACTCTCTCATAAAAATAGGTATAATATTACATTGATGCCCTATGAAATAGATAGATTTATTGGAGATTGGGACACTAGTTCTAAAGGAAAAGTTAAAGACTTCAACCTTATGCTTAAAGATTGTGATGGAGACTTTCTTTACAAAGAAATCACTGGCAGTGAAAATATTAACTTTGAAGAAGAAGTAATATTTTTTGTTTACTGCATTTCTGGAAAAATTGAAATCTCTGGAAAGTCTCTGCTTGAAAATGAATTAGCTGTTGGAGAAGGAAAAAACATTGAAGTCTCTGGTAAAAACAGTAAGATCTTTTATGGTTATATAACTAAATAA
- a CDS encoding YhdH/YhfP family quinone oxidoreductase codes for MNFKALRIYEENGTFIRKIVERDIDELPEGEVLIKVKYSSLNYKDALSCIGNRGVTREYPHTPGIDAAGIVEDSKVSEFIKGEKVFITGYDLGMNTDGGFGEYVRVPANWVVKKPANLSLKEAMIYGTAGFTSALSVFELIKEVAPEDGDILVIGAGGGVGSHSVKFLTKLGYSVTAVVNDEKGIEYAKELGASACILRDEIDDKSGKPMLKQKWAGVIDTVGGNPLSTAIRSLKYAGVVTTCGNIAGGDIPVANVYPFILRGVKLIGIDSVQCPMKKRKEVWDTLAEKWKGENLEKGIKEVSLDEISDSVDKMLAQQLIGRVILKHK; via the coding sequence ATGAATTTTAAAGCTTTAAGAATTTATGAAGAAAATGGTACTTTTATCAGAAAAATTGTTGAAAGAGATATTGATGAACTTCCTGAAGGAGAAGTTTTAATTAAAGTTAAATATTCATCACTTAACTATAAAGATGCTCTGTCTTGTATAGGAAATAGAGGAGTAACCAGAGAATATCCTCATACTCCCGGAATAGATGCTGCTGGTATTGTAGAGGATTCTAAAGTTTCTGAATTTATCAAAGGAGAAAAAGTTTTCATCACTGGATATGATTTAGGTATGAATACTGATGGTGGATTTGGAGAATATGTCAGAGTTCCTGCAAATTGGGTAGTAAAAAAACCTGCTAACCTTTCTTTAAAAGAAGCTATGATATATGGTACAGCTGGTTTTACTTCTGCTCTATCTGTTTTTGAATTAATAAAAGAGGTAGCTCCTGAAGATGGTGATATTCTGGTAATTGGTGCTGGTGGCGGTGTAGGAAGCCATTCAGTAAAATTTCTTACTAAACTTGGATATAGTGTAACTGCTGTAGTAAATGATGAAAAAGGTATTGAATATGCAAAAGAACTTGGAGCTTCTGCTTGTATATTGAGAGATGAAATAGATGATAAATCTGGTAAGCCTATGTTGAAACAAAAATGGGCTGGGGTAATTGATACAGTAGGTGGAAATCCTCTTTCTACTGCTATAAGATCTTTAAAGTATGCTGGAGTAGTTACTACTTGTGGAAATATAGCTGGAGGAGATATTCCTGTTGCTAATGTGTATCCATTTATTTTAAGAGGTGTAAAACTTATAGGAATAGATTCTGTTCAATGTCCTATGAAAAAAAGAAAAGAGGTATGGGATACTTTAGCTGAAAAATGGAAGGGTGAAAATCTGGAAAAAGGTATTAAAGAAGTAAGTCTTGATGAAATATCTGATTCAGTAGATAAGATGCTGGCTCAACAGCTCATAGGAAGAGTTATTCTTAAACATAAATAA